In the genome of Coraliomargarita sinensis, one region contains:
- the thrC gene encoding threonine synthase, with product MQYISTRGQVPPVDFSTAVAHGLAPDGGLYLPETLPDLKPKLADWADLSYPQLCDAFFSLFATDLDRAELSAMIERSYQNFDHAEIAPVRKLSDSLYVLELFHGPTLAFKDFALQLLGNFYEAQIARTGKPISVLGATSGDTGAAAIHGLLGKKGVRTFILYPDGRISPLQERQMTCTGADNVFPLAIKGSFDDAQAAMKTVFEDREFADEIGLSAVNSINLARILAQCVYYLYSFYRLPAALREQTTFVVPTGNFGNVLAGWLLQRMGVPIKGFRVATNQNDILHRLFQTGTYALGDVAPSVAPSMDIQVASNFERFIYYAEGCDPDKVRAIMQTFKSSGQYTFENFDPGTFSSSRTDDAGIASIISEVYRKYSYVVDPHTACGFTDLPEGPNLILATAHPAKFPDTIAEALSVDSTHPSLEALKAKEVVKHFVEPTPEAIKAFMREHKQA from the coding sequence ATGCAATACATCAGCACGCGGGGGCAGGTTCCGCCGGTCGATTTTTCCACGGCGGTTGCCCATGGCCTGGCTCCGGACGGGGGGTTGTATCTGCCGGAGACACTGCCCGACTTAAAGCCGAAGCTGGCGGACTGGGCAGACCTGAGCTATCCTCAGCTCTGTGACGCCTTCTTTTCTCTTTTTGCCACGGATCTGGATCGCGCCGAGCTTAGTGCGATGATTGAACGTTCTTACCAGAATTTCGATCATGCCGAGATCGCTCCGGTAAGGAAGCTCTCCGATTCTTTATACGTGCTGGAGTTGTTTCACGGTCCGACCTTGGCCTTTAAGGACTTTGCGCTCCAACTACTGGGGAACTTTTACGAGGCGCAGATCGCCCGGACCGGGAAGCCGATTTCCGTTTTGGGCGCCACATCCGGCGATACTGGAGCGGCGGCGATCCATGGATTGCTGGGGAAGAAAGGCGTCAGGACTTTTATTCTTTATCCGGATGGCCGCATCTCTCCACTGCAGGAGCGTCAGATGACCTGCACTGGGGCGGATAATGTCTTCCCGCTCGCAATCAAGGGTAGCTTCGACGATGCCCAGGCGGCCATGAAGACCGTCTTCGAAGACCGCGAATTTGCCGATGAAATCGGTTTGTCCGCGGTGAACTCAATTAATCTGGCCCGTATTTTAGCACAGTGCGTCTACTACCTGTATTCATTTTACAGATTGCCCGCTGCACTTCGTGAGCAGACGACCTTCGTCGTGCCCACGGGTAATTTTGGTAATGTTCTGGCCGGTTGGCTTCTCCAACGTATGGGCGTCCCGATTAAAGGCTTCCGTGTCGCAACGAATCAGAATGATATCCTGCATCGTCTCTTCCAAACCGGAACGTATGCTTTGGGCGATGTCGCCCCCAGCGTGGCGCCATCCATGGATATACAGGTCGCTTCAAATTTTGAGCGCTTCATTTATTATGCCGAAGGCTGCGATCCGGATAAAGTGCGTGCAATCATGCAGACGTTCAAGTCGTCCGGGCAGTATACCTTTGAAAACTTTGATCCGGGAACTTTCAGCAGCTCCCGCACCGATGATGCGGGGATCGCTTCTATCATCAGCGAAGTTTACCGGAAATACAGCTACGTCGTGGATCCGCACACTGCCTGTGGGTTTACCGATCTTCCGGAGGGGCCGAATTTGATTCTGGCCACCGCGCATCCGGCAAAATTTCCCGATACGATCGCCGAGGCGCTCTCCGTGGATTCCACGCACCCCTCATTGGAAGCACTCAAGGCGAAAGAAGTGGTGAAACATTTTGTTGAGCCCACACCGGAGGCAATCAAGGCATTCATGCGGGAGCATAAGCAAGCGTAG
- a CDS encoding aspartate kinase, with protein MSLIVQKYGGTSVADVDRIKSVALRVKEAHDAGDQVVVVVSARSGVTNDLISRAKALNPQPDDREMDMLVSVGEQETIALTAMALHALGVPAVSRTGPQAGILTDNVHTRARITSISGGDIRDQLDAGKVVILAGFQGHSEDGQITTFGRGGSDLSAIAIAAALNADLCQICTDVDGVYTADPRVVSNAKKLDEISYEEMLELASSGTKVMQNRAVEFAQKFNVVFEVRSSFNNNPGTIVKEEAASMEDVVVSGVALDKNQARIVVSDLPDRPGTAAMLFNALADAGISVDTIVQGPGVDGKARMTFTVPREDIYRAEKALKESFPDDEFSGRVFEAYEIAKVSVVGVGMRSHSGVAATLFDALADAKINIQLVSTSEIKISVGVEPKDAEEATRVVHKAFGLGG; from the coding sequence ATGTCCCTAATAGTTCAAAAATATGGCGGCACTTCCGTCGCAGATGTTGACCGCATCAAAAGCGTGGCCTTACGAGTTAAGGAAGCGCATGATGCGGGTGACCAGGTGGTCGTGGTCGTCTCTGCCCGTTCCGGAGTGACCAACGACTTGATTTCACGTGCCAAGGCACTCAATCCGCAGCCGGACGACCGCGAGATGGATATGCTGGTGTCGGTTGGGGAGCAGGAGACGATTGCCCTGACGGCAATGGCCTTACACGCGCTCGGCGTTCCGGCCGTTTCCCGCACCGGGCCGCAGGCGGGAATCTTAACCGACAACGTCCATACCCGGGCGCGTATTACCAGTATTTCGGGTGGCGATATCAGGGATCAGCTCGATGCCGGCAAGGTAGTGATCCTCGCTGGTTTCCAGGGACACTCCGAGGACGGTCAGATTACAACTTTTGGACGTGGTGGTTCTGATTTGAGCGCCATTGCGATTGCCGCCGCGCTCAACGCCGATCTCTGCCAGATTTGCACGGACGTAGACGGGGTCTACACCGCTGACCCGCGTGTCGTCTCCAATGCCAAGAAACTCGATGAGATTTCCTATGAAGAAATGCTCGAGCTCGCGAGCTCCGGGACAAAGGTCATGCAAAACCGTGCGGTGGAATTCGCCCAAAAATTTAACGTCGTTTTTGAAGTTCGTTCTAGTTTTAATAATAACCCGGGAACAATAGTGAAAGAAGAAGCTGCCTCCATGGAAGATGTCGTTGTTAGCGGCGTCGCACTCGACAAGAATCAGGCACGTATTGTGGTCAGCGATTTGCCCGACCGCCCCGGCACTGCCGCCATGCTCTTCAATGCGTTGGCCGATGCCGGAATCAGCGTCGACACCATCGTGCAGGGGCCCGGCGTCGACGGTAAGGCGCGTATGACCTTTACCGTCCCACGCGAAGATATCTACCGCGCGGAAAAAGCGCTTAAGGAATCCTTCCCGGATGACGAATTCAGTGGACGTGTCTTTGAAGCCTACGAGATCGCCAAGGTATCGGTGGTCGGTGTGGGGATGCGCTCTCACTCCGGTGTGGCGGCGACGCTCTTCGATGCACTCGCCGACGCCAAGATTAACATCCAGCTTGTGAGCACATCGGAGATTAAGATTTCCGTGGGTGTTGAGCCTAAGGATGCGGAAGAAGCAACCCGCGTGGTCCACAAGGCCTTCGGCCTGGGGGGCTAG